The sequence GCCTGTCAAACCTCCTCTAATTCCCCAACCTCTCAAGCGGAGCAGACTGTAGATTATTATTGGGAGTTACCAGAAGTTCCCTTAAATACTGGGGAAACAGAGAAAAATCCCGTACAATTACCCCAACCGCAGGCGAATGGAGATTATCAGCGATCGCCTCATTCCTCCTGGGAAGCTACAAACCCCAAGGCTCAAGGAATTGATTGTCGGATGTTAGGAAATACCACTTATGAAAAATTAGAAAATCCCAGTGATAAAACCCAATTAAATATTGAAAATTGGCCTGTAGTCGGACAATTAAAACCCGGACAGGATTTTGAAATTAATTTAGGCCCTGCGGGATTTGGCGTGGTTTACGATACGAAACAACAACCTTGGATTTATGTTGAAAAAACCGATGAAACAGGCGCACCTTCTGACTGTTTTGTTCGAGCAAATCAACGCTTTGTACAACCCATTGCTCCTCAATAAAATATACCACAAAAACCCGGTTTCTCAAAAACCCGGTTTCTTTAAGAAACCGGGTTTTTATCTAATTTTACAACTTTCTATTTTTTCTGCTAATATTTCTAAATGTTGCCACCATTTTCCGGTAGCAATAATCCAATTGCGGGTGGGTAAATGTCCGATAGAAGCAGAGGTTTTATATTCAATACCATAATCAGGATCATGGGGATTATAAGTTAACCATCCCACTTGCTGACAAAATTCTCCATAATCTCTTTCAGTTTGTTGATAAATTTGATTTTGAATACTAAACCCAAACCGTCCATTACTATATTTTACCCAGAGATGATTAATAGTTTTTAAATCTTCACAGGGTAAATTTTCTAAATCCTTGGCGTGTATGTAGGCTTTTTTCGATTTTTTGAGTGCTGCACACAACACAAGCCAGGTTTCTTGATCCGCTTGTTTCCACCGTTTTTGAGCTAAGAGAGTTTGTAGTTTAGTATAATCAACACCAACGGCGGATTTTAAAGGATCATTTAATGGCTGATAGCCAAAATTCTGTTTAATTCGATCTAATAAATTAGGCGTTGTAGGAGGAGTCTGGCGAAGCTTTTGAGATGTCTTTTTAAGCGGAATAACAGGTTTAACTGCAAGATTTACAGAACTTTCAAAAGATTCAATTGCTTTTAAGGCTTCTTCAGCCGATTTATAGCGCTGACTAAGAGCGGGAGAAGTTAATCGATTTAATACGGTTTCTAAGCGATCGCTAATAATTTGTTTAGGTGTTAAATAATTGCGCCAATTCCATTTTTCATTATGCTCATCATATAAATTCCCTGGGGAAATTCCTGTGATTAAATATAAACAAGTAACCCCTAAACTATACAAATCACTCGCGGGATAAACATTTCCTCTGGTTTGTTCAGGAGCCATAAATTCTGGCGTTCCAATAATTGTTCCACTCTGGAGTAAAGCAGTTCCCGTTAACACTTTTGCTACGCCAAAATCAATTAAAACAATATCACCTGTTTCTATATTTGGGTTAACTTTATTTTGAAAATTATTCTCATATATAATATTTGAAATCTGCTGTTTTAGTTTTATACTAATTTGAGCCTGTTCTTGTTCTCCCATTTTCAGAGTTGGAGGACTTTGGGTTAAATCTTCATCAGGATCGAAGGATTTTTCATAAGCAGGAGAGAGAGAACACCGCCGCATCAAATTAGCAGGTTTAATATCTCGATGAATAATATTGTGTTCATGAATAAATTGTAAAACAGGAAGAATTTGTTTTAAAACTTGCCAGATTTTTTTTTCTTGAAATAATCCGCTTTCTTTTAATTCATCAAATAAAGTTTTTCCCTCAATATATTCTTGCACAATAAACAATTGTTGATTTTGTTCAAAATGAGCTAAAAGTTGAGGGATTTGAGGGTGTTTTCCCAATTCATCTAAACGCACTGCTTCTTGACGAAATAATTTGGCGGCGGTTTCATAATCCTTGGGGTTTTCATATAGAAATAGAAATTGTTTAATGACACAATAGGGATGGGAAGGAATTTGTTGATCAATTGCTAAAAAGGTTCTGCCAAAACCGCCTCTGCTTAAAGGTTTTATAGCGAGATAACGGTTTTGAAGTAATAGGAATTGACCACAACCTTGACAATATTCGGCTAAGTTGGGATTTTCTGGGTGAGAACATCCTACGGTCACACAGTAACTCATCGCAGGGGTAGGGGGAGGGGAGAAAGTATTGTTGAGCCGATAATAGCACAACTGATCATAAAATTAGTTATAGATTTTTGAAGGAACCACAAAGGCACTAAGGCACTAAGAAAGGATAAAAAATATTAACAATTTCACAAAACCCTTCCACTTCTGAACCTGCGGTTACATAACGGGGTTTATGGGTTAATTGATCACTATAGTCTAAGATATTAGCAACTCCAACGGATTGAGGAAATAACTCAGAATTAAATAAAGTTTGATCATTGGGACTATCGCCAATGGTGAGAATTTGTTCAGGGGTTAAGTCTGACCAATATTGCTGAATTACTTTTAATAATCCTGTAGCTTTATCTTGGGTTTTGGGTTTAATATGACCTTGAACGGTGCTATAGGTAAATCCCCAGCCTAATTCTTCACAAAGTTCTGTTAACAGTTGAATTTCCGATAAACTAATATTTTGAATCTCAAATGTCCAATCTGTAAACCGAAAAAAATTATCGGCGGAGGCTTGTAGGTTAGGATATTGGACTTGGAGAATTTGAAACGCTTGAGCTAAGTTTTGACGATGTTGGGAGAGGGAATTTAAGGAAATTAAAAATTGAGGCTGATCAAATTCAAAAGGATAAAATAATCCGCCATTTTCGGCGATCGCACCGCTTACCGGAAGATAATGTTTAAGTGCTTGAACCCATCCCGCAGAACGTCCTGTAATTAAAATTATGGGGATTTTAGCTTGTTTTAATTGAGATAAAGCTTGTAATAAATTCGTTGTAAATTTTCCGTTTTTTGTTAAGGTTCCATCGATATCCGTTGCGATCAAACGAATATGCTGAAGTGCATTTGTTTGTATCGCTTCCGTCAATGGTATTAAAGACATGAACCGAATCCTCCCTATTTTAAAGGCATTTGCCAAATTTTAATCGTTTTATCTTCACTACCACTGACTACAATTTGACCATTGGAACTCACA comes from Planktothrix sp. FACHB-1365 and encodes:
- a CDS encoding serine/threonine-protein kinase, whose product is MSYCVTVGCSHPENPNLAEYCQGCGQFLLLQNRYLAIKPLSRGGFGRTFLAIDQQIPSHPYCVIKQFLFLYENPKDYETAAKLFRQEAVRLDELGKHPQIPQLLAHFEQNQQLFIVQEYIEGKTLFDELKESGLFQEKKIWQVLKQILPVLQFIHEHNIIHRDIKPANLMRRCSLSPAYEKSFDPDEDLTQSPPTLKMGEQEQAQISIKLKQQISNIIYENNFQNKVNPNIETGDIVLIDFGVAKVLTGTALLQSGTIIGTPEFMAPEQTRGNVYPASDLYSLGVTCLYLITGISPGNLYDEHNEKWNWRNYLTPKQIISDRLETVLNRLTSPALSQRYKSAEEALKAIESFESSVNLAVKPVIPLKKTSQKLRQTPPTTPNLLDRIKQNFGYQPLNDPLKSAVGVDYTKLQTLLAQKRWKQADQETWLVLCAALKKSKKAYIHAKDLENLPCEDLKTINHLWVKYSNGRFGFSIQNQIYQQTERDYGEFCQQVGWLTYNPHDPDYGIEYKTSASIGHLPTRNWIIATGKWWQHLEILAEKIESCKIR
- a CDS encoding HAD hydrolase family protein, which translates into the protein MSLIPLTEAIQTNALQHIRLIATDIDGTLTKNGKFTTNLLQALSQLKQAKIPIILITGRSAGWVQALKHYLPVSGAIAENGGLFYPFEFDQPQFLISLNSLSQHRQNLAQAFQILQVQYPNLQASADNFFRFTDWTFEIQNISLSEIQLLTELCEELGWGFTYSTVQGHIKPKTQDKATGLLKVIQQYWSDLTPEQILTIGDSPNDQTLFNSELFPQSVGVANILDYSDQLTHKPRYVTAGSEVEGFCEIVNIFYPFLVP